The Apibacter raozihei genome contains a region encoding:
- a CDS encoding c-type cytochrome, producing the protein MKKLTKYILIAVTGSLIIASCSKKQPSIVYFPDMYYPVAYDPYQEAVVAYGEQSTTVPLFSKQSGATALAPVPGSISRNPEGVLPMELPNTPEGYDASKQILKSPLNPDNREKDLARGKDLYVKTCSACHGTAGDGQGNIVQSGAYSGVPNYKDRVITVGSVYYVIEHGRNAMGSYAGQLLPGDRWRVAEYVINEFKGGQQAPKTEQSTEQK; encoded by the coding sequence ATGAAAAAGTTGACTAAATATATTTTAATAGCTGTAACTGGTAGCTTGATTATTGCGTCATGTAGTAAAAAACAGCCGAGTATAGTTTATTTTCCAGATATGTATTATCCGGTGGCTTATGATCCTTATCAGGAAGCAGTAGTCGCTTACGGTGAACAAAGTACAACAGTGCCTTTGTTTTCAAAACAATCAGGAGCAACCGCATTGGCTCCGGTGCCGGGTTCTATTTCCCGAAATCCGGAAGGAGTTTTACCTATGGAACTGCCCAATACACCGGAAGGATATGATGCATCAAAACAAATTTTAAAATCTCCTTTAAATCCAGATAACAGAGAAAAAGATTTAGCAAGAGGAAAAGATTTATACGTAAAGACGTGTTCTGCATGTCACGGAACTGCTGGAGACGGACAGGGAAATATTGTACAATCAGGCGCTTATTCAGGAGTTCCTAATTATAAAGATAGAGTAATAACTGTTGGGTCTGTTTATTATGTTATTGAACATGGAAGAAATGCAATGGGATCTTATGCCGGACAGCTTTTGCCTGGTGACAGATGGAGAGTTGCAGAGTATGTAATCAATGAGTTTAAAGGAGGTCAGCAAGCCCCGAAAACAGAACAATCAACAGAACAAAAATAA
- a CDS encoding DUF3341 domain-containing protein — protein sequence MNTTKTIIYGLYGDDDLLLDGVKQLREKGIQIEEVYTPFPVHGLDKAMGLKESRMSEFAFLYGSIGITVAGLLTWYTMNHDWAQNIGGKPSFSWGENVPAFIPIMFELTVFFAAHLMSITYLVLNKHFPGQKAQNPDPRTTDDKFLVELTNQDYEKAKEILIATGVEEITVKKVEDEKVD from the coding sequence ATGAACACCACTAAGACAATAATATACGGTTTATACGGAGATGATGATCTCTTGTTAGATGGAGTAAAACAACTTCGTGAAAAAGGAATTCAGATAGAAGAAGTATATACGCCTTTCCCGGTACACGGGCTAGACAAAGCCATGGGACTTAAAGAATCCCGAATGTCGGAATTTGCATTTCTTTATGGATCAATAGGTATTACTGTTGCAGGTTTATTAACCTGGTATACCATGAATCATGACTGGGCTCAGAACATAGGAGGGAAACCAAGTTTTAGCTGGGGAGAAAACGTACCAGCGTTTATTCCAATCATGTTTGAGTTAACAGTGTTTTTTGCGGCCCACCTTATGTCTATAACTTATTTGGTTTTAAATAAACATTTTCCGGGGCAAAAAGCTCAGAATCCGGATCCAAGAACAACCGATGATAAATTTTTGGTTGAATTAACTAATCAGGATTACGAGAAAGCTAAGGAAATTCTTATAGCTACAGGAGTTGAAGAAATAACTGTTAAAAAAGTTGAAGATGAAAAAGTTGACTAA
- the nrfD gene encoding NrfD/PsrC family molybdoenzyme membrane anchor subunit: protein MSGHYEAPIREPLILGDKSYHDITEDIARPIESKAGKLWWFSFYIALVAFIYGVGCIAYTVGTGIGVWGLNRTTNWGWDITNFVWWVGIGHAGTLISAVLLLFRQKWRMSINRSAEAMTIFAVIQAALFPVIHMGRPWLMYFVFPIPNQFGSLWINFNSPLLWDVFAISTYFSVSVVFWYIGLIPDFAMVRDRAVKPITKKIYSILSFGWGGKAKHWQRFEEVSLVLAGLATPLVFSVHTIVSFDFATSVIKGWHSTVYPPYFVAGAIFSGFAMVQTLLSVARKVCHLEDYITIKHIEYMNIVIVVTGGMVTVAYITEFFIGWYSGSRYEDFTYFSIGAATGPYWWAFWLLILCNVLIPASLWIKGLRRNFLWTFIVSIVINVGMWFERFDIIVINLSRDYLPSSWTMFQPSFVDVGIFVGTIGFFSVLYLLYARTFPVIAQAELKTIVKSSSEGHKKHHSEHEHH, encoded by the coding sequence ATGTCAGGACATTACGAAGCACCTATTCGCGAGCCGTTAATTTTAGGAGATAAATCCTATCATGATATTACGGAAGATATAGCCAGACCTATTGAGAGTAAAGCCGGAAAATTGTGGTGGTTTTCTTTCTATATAGCATTAGTTGCATTTATCTACGGAGTAGGTTGTATAGCCTATACTGTCGGTACAGGTATAGGGGTATGGGGGCTAAACCGAACTACAAACTGGGGTTGGGATATTACCAACTTTGTATGGTGGGTAGGTATCGGGCATGCAGGAACCCTTATCTCTGCAGTGTTGTTACTTTTCCGTCAAAAATGGAGAATGTCAATTAACCGTTCAGCGGAAGCTATGACTATTTTTGCAGTTATTCAGGCTGCACTTTTCCCGGTAATTCACATGGGAAGACCTTGGCTTATGTATTTTGTATTTCCTATTCCCAACCAATTCGGATCATTATGGATCAACTTTAATTCTCCGTTGTTATGGGACGTATTTGCTATCAGTACATACTTTTCTGTATCTGTTGTTTTCTGGTATATAGGATTAATTCCTGACTTTGCTATGGTCAGAGATAGAGCTGTTAAACCAATTACAAAAAAAATATATAGTATATTAAGTTTTGGGTGGGGAGGTAAAGCCAAACATTGGCAGCGATTTGAAGAAGTGTCTTTGGTTTTGGCCGGTTTAGCTACACCGTTAGTATTTTCCGTGCATACCATTGTATCATTTGACTTCGCTACATCCGTTATAAAAGGATGGCACTCCACCGTATATCCACCATATTTCGTAGCCGGGGCTATTTTCTCTGGTTTTGCAATGGTACAGACTCTTTTGAGTGTTGCTCGTAAAGTATGTCATTTAGAAGATTATATTACGATTAAACATATTGAGTACATGAATATAGTTATTGTTGTTACCGGAGGAATGGTGACCGTAGCTTATATTACCGAGTTTTTTATCGGTTGGTACTCAGGAAGCAGATATGAAGATTTTACTTATTTTTCAATCGGTGCAGCAACCGGTCCTTACTGGTGGGCATTCTGGTTATTGATTTTGTGTAATGTATTAATACCTGCTAGTCTTTGGATAAAAGGATTAAGAAGGAATTTCCTTTGGACATTTATCGTTTCAATAGTTATTAATGTCGGAATGTGGTTTGAAAGATTTGATATCATCGTTATTAATCTTTCAAGAGATTATTTACCATCTTCATGGACTATGTTCCAGCCTTCATTTGTTGATGTAGGTATTTTCGTAGGAACTATTGGATTTTTCTCGGTATTATATTTATTATACGCAAGAACATTCCCTGTGATAGCACAAGCTGAGCTTAAGACTATTGTAAAATCATCAAGTGAAGGTCATAAAAAACATCATTCAGAACATGAACACCACTAA
- the rfbD gene encoding dTDP-4-dehydrorhamnose reductase, translating to MKRILVTGGDGQLGMSLKQKIKEKPIAESTFVFTDVQELDIMDEMFVKTYFFSNKFDYVINCAAYTAVDRAESDQQIAEKLNAEAVKYLAKASAAQKATFIQISTDYVFSGNESTPRKEDDPVGPLGVYGKTKLSGEKFALEYNPKTYILRTAWLYSPFGHNFVKTMLKLFKEREEVNVINDQLGSPTNALDLADAILTIVQNDIQAYGVYHYSNEGECTWYQFAEEIKKLSRSAIKIEPIPTSGYPTPAERPKYSLLDKTKIKTTFGVSVPDWKESLKSIL from the coding sequence ATGAAAAGAATATTAGTTACAGGAGGAGACGGCCAGCTGGGTATGTCTCTTAAACAAAAAATCAAAGAAAAACCAATTGCGGAAAGTACTTTTGTTTTTACAGACGTTCAGGAATTAGATATTATGGATGAAATGTTTGTTAAAACGTATTTTTTTTCAAATAAATTTGATTACGTAATAAATTGTGCCGCTTATACGGCAGTTGATCGTGCAGAATCAGATCAACAAATAGCAGAAAAATTAAATGCAGAAGCAGTAAAATATCTGGCTAAAGCAAGTGCTGCACAAAAAGCGACATTTATTCAAATTTCAACAGATTATGTTTTTTCCGGAAATGAATCTACTCCACGAAAAGAAGATGATCCTGTAGGACCACTCGGAGTATATGGTAAAACTAAATTATCAGGAGAAAAATTTGCTTTGGAATACAATCCGAAAACATATATTTTGCGAACTGCATGGCTATACTCTCCCTTTGGTCATAACTTCGTTAAAACCATGTTGAAATTGTTTAAAGAAAGAGAAGAAGTTAACGTTATTAATGATCAATTAGGTTCTCCTACCAATGCTTTAGATTTGGCAGATGCCATACTCACTATAGTTCAAAATGATATACAGGCTTATGGAGTTTATCATTATTCTAACGAGGGAGAATGCACATGGTATCAGTTTGCAGAAGAAATTAAAAAATTATCACGTTCTGCAATAAAAATAGAACCTATTCCTACTTCAGGGTATCCAACTCCCGCAGAAAGACCTAAATATAGCTTGTTGGATAAAACTAAAATTAAGACAACCTTTGGAGTATCTGTTCCGGATTGGAAAGAAAGTTTAAAAAGCATACTATAA
- a CDS encoding acyl-CoA thioesterase: MLIKEPESLHKVRFMDCDPIGHLSNIRYFDYMLNAREDHCLEYYQIDNFEQSKKTGRLWVALQNQIAYIKEVKFNQEVTITSKIVKFSDRTNTVEILMCNKDKTVIHAVLWLTSIYFNLTSRKSEDQPEYFMDLFHNINVDIPEHLFEDRVNSLRNLNKLNLNK, encoded by the coding sequence ATGTTAATTAAAGAACCCGAATCTCTGCATAAAGTACGTTTTATGGATTGTGATCCGATTGGTCATCTTTCCAATATTCGTTATTTTGATTATATGCTAAATGCTCGCGAAGATCATTGTCTTGAATATTATCAGATAGATAATTTTGAACAATCTAAAAAAACCGGCCGTTTGTGGGTTGCATTACAAAATCAGATAGCTTATATTAAGGAAGTTAAATTTAATCAGGAAGTTACAATTACAAGTAAAATAGTTAAATTCTCTGATAGAACCAACACCGTAGAAATTCTAATGTGTAATAAGGATAAAACCGTTATACATGCAGTATTATGGTTAACGTCAATCTATTTTAATTTAACAAGTCGTAAATCTGAAGATCAGCCGGAATATTTTATGGATTTATTTCATAATATTAATGTAGATATACCAGAGCATTTATTTGAAGATAGGGTTAACAGTTTACGAAATTTAAATAAATTAAATCTGAACAAGTAA
- the rfbC gene encoding dTDP-4-dehydrorhamnose 3,5-epimerase produces the protein MNIVDTPLEGCFIIEPAFYEDSRGFFMETFNQERFNKVTGLKPVFVQDNLSKSSYGVIRGLHQQLPPFAQSKLVYVLEGKVIDVAVDVRKNSPTFGQHIAVELSSENKKQLFIPKGFLHGFSVLSETVIFAYKCEGYYHKESEMGINPLDTYLNIDWKIEKGKEVLSEKDLQAITFDKLNPVELK, from the coding sequence ATGAATATTGTTGATACTCCCTTAGAAGGATGTTTTATAATTGAACCTGCATTTTATGAAGATTCACGTGGATTTTTTATGGAAACCTTTAATCAAGAACGATTTAACAAGGTTACAGGCCTAAAACCAGTATTTGTCCAAGACAATCTTTCAAAATCCAGTTATGGGGTTATAAGAGGTTTACATCAGCAATTACCTCCATTTGCCCAATCTAAGCTGGTGTATGTTTTGGAAGGAAAGGTCATTGATGTAGCAGTAGATGTAAGAAAAAATTCGCCAACCTTTGGTCAGCACATTGCTGTAGAACTATCGTCAGAAAATAAAAAACAGCTATTTATACCCAAAGGATTTTTACATGGTTTTTCAGTACTTTCAGAAACCGTTATATTTGCATATAAGTGTGAAGGCTATTACCATAAAGAAAGTGAAATGGGGATAAATCCTTTAGACACCTATTTAAATATTGACTGGAAAATAGAAAAAGGTAAAGAAGTATTATCGGAAAAAGATTTACAGGCAATTACATTTGATAAACTAAACCCGGTTGAACTAAAATGA
- the der gene encoding ribosome biogenesis GTPase Der has protein sequence MANIIALVGRPNVGKSTLFNRLLQKREAIVDSVAGVTRDRHYGKSDWNGVDFSVIDTGGYIVGSEDVFEEEIRKQVELAIEEASAIVFLVDVTEGITEMDQEVSSLLRRTDKPVFLVVNKVDNAMLENDAMEFYSLGFDKYYTISGMTGSGTGDLLDDIIPTFKEIEYVDPFEGLPKITIAGRPNVGKSTLTNALLENDRNIVTDIAGTTRDSIETLYDKFGYKFVLIDTAGMRKKNRVSEDLEFYSVMRSIRSIEDSDIVILMTDATQGWEKQDMNILHLAQKSRKGIVIVVNKWDLVEKETNTLKQYENYIREKLAPFSDVPIIFTSAITKQRVFKTVETAMKVFENRARRVKTSQLNEIMLPIIESTPPPSIKGKYIKIKYCTQLPTKTPQFAFFANLPQYIKEPYKRFVENKLRQHFDFTGVPIEIYFRQK, from the coding sequence ATGGCCAACATAATAGCATTAGTAGGAAGACCCAATGTAGGTAAATCGACTCTTTTTAACCGTTTATTACAAAAGAGAGAAGCTATTGTTGATAGTGTAGCCGGGGTAACCCGTGATCGTCATTACGGAAAAAGTGATTGGAACGGTGTCGATTTCTCAGTAATTGATACCGGTGGATATATTGTTGGTTCTGAAGACGTATTTGAAGAGGAAATCAGAAAGCAGGTAGAGCTTGCTATAGAAGAGGCTTCTGCTATTGTTTTTCTGGTTGACGTTACTGAAGGAATTACTGAAATGGACCAAGAGGTTTCAAGTCTTTTACGAAGGACTGATAAACCTGTTTTTCTGGTTGTAAACAAAGTTGATAACGCAATGTTAGAAAATGATGCCATGGAATTTTACAGCCTGGGTTTTGATAAATATTATACGATTTCCGGAATGACGGGAAGCGGAACCGGAGATCTGCTGGATGACATTATACCTACTTTTAAAGAAATTGAATATGTAGATCCTTTTGAAGGATTACCTAAAATAACTATTGCGGGAAGGCCAAATGTCGGGAAATCTACTCTGACAAATGCTTTACTGGAAAATGACAGAAATATAGTTACCGATATAGCGGGTACAACCAGAGATAGTATAGAGACTTTATACGATAAATTCGGATACAAATTTGTTCTTATAGATACTGCAGGAATGCGTAAAAAAAACAGAGTAAGTGAGGATTTGGAATTTTACTCAGTTATGCGTTCTATACGTTCTATTGAGGATTCTGATATAGTTATTTTAATGACGGATGCTACCCAGGGTTGGGAAAAACAGGATATGAATATTCTTCATCTGGCACAAAAATCCAGGAAAGGTATTGTAATTGTTGTTAACAAATGGGATTTAGTTGAGAAGGAAACGAATACACTTAAGCAATACGAAAATTATATTCGTGAAAAACTAGCTCCTTTTTCTGATGTTCCTATCATTTTTACATCTGCAATAACCAAACAGCGGGTATTTAAAACTGTGGAAACCGCTATGAAAGTATTTGAAAACAGAGCAAGAAGAGTAAAAACCAGTCAGCTTAATGAGATTATGCTTCCTATAATTGAGTCTACTCCACCTCCAAGTATTAAAGGAAAGTATATTAAAATTAAATATTGTACCCAGCTTCCTACTAAAACTCCTCAATTTGCTTTCTTTGCAAATCTACCTCAATACATTAAAGAACCGTACAAAAGATTTGTTGAAAATAAATTACGCCAACATTTTGATTTTACCGGAGTTCCTATTGAAATATATTTCAGACAGAAATAA
- a CDS encoding quinol:cytochrome C oxidoreductase, with product MRYTFSSRLKLTSIVLIVVGLIAFGIGYYQNSNIDHKDIELIISQNEAIANAQPMNSAYLHDEPHSEEHMEHALVQVHNRPWAAFFVPLMLFFGISATALFFASVQHAGQAAWSMVVIRVMEGVASFIPVGGILMVIFIILSSYGGEHGGLNHLYHWMDPALTDPKSSHFDLLIKSKEPFLNRFSFVIRTLIYIAGSIFFLWKIKSLTRKLDETKAIADHKKVYNWSVGFIVFFALASACWAWDWLMSIDPHWYSTLYMWYTMISCLVSSVAVMLIISIYLKKKGNLPAFNDNHMHDLTKFLFGFSLLWSYLWFAQYMLYWYANIAEEANYFFGRYKLYSQTYFTMLIPNLVLPFLILVSSKVKRNFVIVPIMACVVIFGHYMDFFNIIMPGTVGAFWNIGLLEIGSFIFVLGLFIFTVMTAISKLNLEAKGNPYYHESELFEYPF from the coding sequence ATGAGATATACATTTTCATCAAGACTTAAATTAACATCCATAGTATTAATCGTAGTAGGATTAATAGCCTTTGGAATTGGTTATTATCAAAACTCTAATATAGATCATAAAGACATAGAACTTATTATAAGCCAGAATGAAGCTATAGCGAATGCTCAACCTATGAATTCCGCATATCTTCATGATGAACCTCATTCTGAAGAACATATGGAGCATGCGCTTGTACAGGTTCATAACCGGCCTTGGGCAGCATTTTTCGTTCCATTAATGTTGTTTTTTGGAATTTCTGCAACCGCCTTGTTTTTTGCATCAGTTCAACATGCGGGACAGGCAGCCTGGTCAATGGTTGTGATCAGAGTAATGGAAGGAGTGGCTTCCTTTATTCCTGTGGGAGGCATATTAATGGTAATTTTTATTATTCTTTCATCCTATGGAGGTGAGCATGGAGGGTTAAATCATTTATATCACTGGATGGATCCGGCTTTAACAGATCCTAAATCTTCACATTTTGATTTGCTAATAAAGTCAAAAGAACCTTTCTTAAACAGATTTTCTTTTGTAATAAGAACATTAATTTATATTGCGGGTTCAATATTCTTTTTATGGAAAATTAAGTCATTAACAAGAAAACTGGACGAAACTAAAGCAATTGCAGATCATAAAAAAGTTTATAACTGGAGTGTTGGATTTATAGTTTTCTTTGCCCTAGCTTCTGCTTGTTGGGCATGGGATTGGTTAATGTCAATAGATCCGCACTGGTATTCAACCCTATATATGTGGTACACGATGATAAGCTGTTTGGTATCATCCGTAGCGGTTATGCTGATTATATCAATATATTTGAAGAAAAAAGGAAATCTTCCTGCATTTAATGATAATCATATGCATGACTTAACTAAATTTTTATTCGGATTTAGTTTACTATGGTCTTACCTTTGGTTTGCACAGTACATGCTTTATTGGTATGCAAATATAGCAGAAGAAGCCAACTATTTCTTTGGAAGATACAAGCTTTACAGTCAGACTTATTTCACCATGTTAATTCCTAATTTGGTTTTACCATTCCTAATCCTAGTAAGTAGTAAGGTAAAAAGGAATTTTGTAATTGTTCCTATTATGGCTTGTGTTGTTATTTTTGGACATTATATGGATTTCTTCAATATTATTATGCCAGGTACGGTAGGTGCATTCTGGAATATAGGTTTATTAGAAATAGGTTCATTTATATTTGTTTTAGGATTATTTATATTTACAGTTATGACAGCTATTAGTAAATTAAATCTTGAAGCAAAAGGAAACCCATATTATCACGAAAGTGAATTATTTGAGTACCCATTCTAA